In Vespa velutina chromosome 1, iVesVel2.1, whole genome shotgun sequence, the following proteins share a genomic window:
- the LOC124953315 gene encoding 39S ribosomal protein L28, mitochondrial, which produces MSVNKIQSLYYFPKITRWSKGIGAELPEEYKKFWKEWKLQEPTAVHYIKQQEKYIRNEKTGEVHPVQNTPIPLKYPKEFEQYILGGEAVIQGFQQREKYCRRYPHFWFPLLKKSVLYSEVLDSYMRVIVTQKTILLIHENYGFDHYLLKTPACDLKSELAVKLKRQILIALADKTLYPNNEAKRDEVYAKYSQYLSSYTREEIEWYGLTYKDACKKWIALKKEENKVQPLKILYRSELIAKLKENNVKEAQDTDVLLKEKDGDLWISKWNPFSKSSGTK; this is translated from the exons ATGTCTGTCAATAAAATTCAG tcgttatattattttccgaAAATAACTCGATGGTCTAAGGGAATAGGAGCAGAATTACcggaagaatataaaaaattttggaaGGAGTGGAAACTTCAAGAACCGACTGCAgttcattatataaaacagcaagaaaaatatattagaaatgaaaaaacaggAGAAGT TCATCCGGTACAAAATACTCCGATTCCTTTGAAATATCCAAAAGAATTTGAGCAATATATATTGGGCGGAGAAGCTGTAATCCAAGGCTTTCAACAACGTGAAAAGTATTGTCGCAGATATCCTCATTTTTGGTttcctttattaaaaaaatctgtCCTTTATAGTGAAGTTTTAGATTCGTATATGAGAGTAATTGTTACACAAAAAACCATTCTTTTAATTCATGAAAACTACGGAtttgatcattatttattgaag acTCCTGCGTGCGATTTAAAGTCAGAACTTGCTGTAAAACTAAAGCGACAAATACTTATAGCATTGGCAGATAAAACATTATATCCAAATAACGAAGCCAAACGGGACGAAGTATATGCCAAGTATTCACAATATTTATCTTCG TATACGCGAGAAGAAATTGAATGGTATGGTTTAACATATAAGGACGCATGTAAGAAATGGATTGCtttgaaaaaagaggagaataaAGTACAAccattaaaaattctatacaGATCTGAATTAATAGCAAaacttaaagaaaataatgttaaagaaGCACAGGATACTGATGTCCTACTAAAGGAAAA GGACGGTGATTTGTGGATATCCAAATGGAATCCATTTTCAAAGAGCTCAGGAACCAAATAG